Genomic window (Leptospira bouyouniensis):
TTAGACATCGAAGGTCGTTTGGCAAAATCTTTGGAAGAAAAAGACGTACTCTTAAAAGAGCTACAACACCGAGTCAAAAATACGTTAGCAATCATATCAGGATTACTCAACCTTGAATCGTTCAAAGTAGAAAATGAATTGGCCAAACAATCATTTTTAAATGCACAATCGAGGATCATGTCAATGTCAAAGGTATATGAAAATTTATACCAATCAGAAGATTTAGAATCAGTTGATCTTCGTAAGTACATTGAAGATTTGGTTTATAGCTTACATGATATATTTGTACTAAATCCAAGTAAAATTCGATTTGATGTGAAATTAGAAGAGATCCGATTGGATCTGAAACGTACTTTGCCACTTGGTTTGATCCTTAATGAATTACTGACAAATGCATTAAAATATGCGTATCCGAATGAAAATGGTGGGGACATACGCATCCAATTAGGGCAGTCTAAAGAAAACCTAATTTTAACTGTCGGTGACGATGGTGTAGGTTTGCCAGAATCAGTGAATATTGAAAAAGGAAATCATTTTGGTTATGAACTCATACGTAGCTTAACTTCACAACTGAAAGGTGTATTCTCATCCGTTTCGAAAAAAGGAGAAGGATTAAATATCATGATCTCCTTTCCCATTCAAAATAAAGAATAGAAACCGTATCGAATCAAATTTCCCTTATGTGTGATGGGAACGGTGTTTGTGTTTTCTCCCACGAATGGTTCCGATGAACACCAACCGAACTTGTTTGATGGTTTGGACTTTTAGTTTTCTCATTTCAAAATGTTCATTGGGTTCTAAATCCAAATAATCAGATGCCATTTGGAAACAGATACTCACAATGAGTTCGGATGCAAACAACGTGTCTTCTTTGCTTAGAGACTTTGGCATTCGCATGTCTTTTGCTAGTTCCCAGGCAATACGTTTCATTACCTCGCGGATTCTTTCTCGAATTTTTTTGTTCCCTCCAGTGCGTTCTCTAGCAATGAACCGAAATCGAGACCGGTGGTTTGTAACGTAGTCGAAGAAATATCCAATGGTGAGTTGTAACGCAGACCGATAGGCTCCTTTTGTCCTCGCATCGCCGACGATCAGTTGGATCCGATTCCCACATTCTTCCACCAAATGGAGCCCTAATTCCTCCATCGATTTAAAATGGCGGTAAAAGGCTGCAGGGACAACACCTGCCTTTGCTGTGACTTCTCGGAGGCTTAAATCTCCCAAACCCTTTTCTTCTCCCATGAGTTGTAGGGCACTTTCTAGCAGGTTTGTATGGGTGATTTGTTTTTTGGTGTCTCTAATGCCCGATTTCATGGTTTGAATTGAGTAAACATTCGTTCACTT
Coding sequences:
- a CDS encoding TetR family transcriptional regulator, with the translated sequence MKSGIRDTKKQITHTNLLESALQLMGEEKGLGDLSLREVTAKAGVVPAAFYRHFKSMEELGLHLVEECGNRIQLIVGDARTKGAYRSALQLTIGYFFDYVTNHRSRFRFIARERTGGNKKIRERIREVMKRIAWELAKDMRMPKSLSKEDTLFASELIVSICFQMASDYLDLEPNEHFEMRKLKVQTIKQVRLVFIGTIRGRKHKHRSHHT